One genomic region from Microbacterium sediminis encodes:
- a CDS encoding aldehyde dehydrogenase family protein, which translates to MLLWNTETASAGNEESMMSPSTDVADREWTVTLDGKPWASAARYEVENPTTGRPLTSAPDLSEEEVGRAVAAAQAAQPAWGAMPPRARAAVIRQLAATIREHREELATLDALDGGFTLSMMRGDVDAAAELMEIFADMALDLGGRTIPVSTNLHYTMQVPYGVVARIGAFNHPFFFAAAKVAAPLVAGNAVVLKAPDQTPLSSLRLAELAVGILPDNLLITVSGRGAVTGRALVRHPEVRRIGFIGSTATGQSIQRDAAETGVKHVSLELGGKNAQIVFADADLEAAAAGAVAGMNFTWVAGQSCGSTSRLLVHSSVADEVIGRVAERMAAIRVGDPLDPSVDMGPLVSEAQFQKSISAIAEGRKAGATVATGGGRPAGLDEGWFVEPTLLTGVSPGSFVEQNEIFGPVLSVTTFDADEEAVRIANGVQYGLTSSIWTRDVTRAHVVARQIEAGYILVNSGSRHFWGLPFGGVKASGIGREESLDELISYTETKTVTVLLS; encoded by the coding sequence ATGCTCCTCTGGAACACAGAAACCGCTTCTGCTGGAAACGAGGAGTCAATGATGAGCCCGTCGACCGATGTCGCAGACCGGGAATGGACCGTCACTCTCGATGGCAAGCCGTGGGCCAGTGCCGCGCGCTACGAGGTCGAGAACCCCACGACCGGGCGTCCCCTGACCTCCGCCCCCGACCTCTCCGAGGAGGAGGTCGGGCGCGCGGTGGCGGCGGCGCAGGCTGCGCAGCCGGCCTGGGGCGCGATGCCGCCCCGAGCCCGGGCCGCCGTGATCCGGCAACTCGCTGCGACGATCCGAGAGCACCGTGAGGAGCTCGCCACTCTCGACGCACTGGACGGCGGGTTCACCCTCTCGATGATGAGGGGCGATGTGGACGCGGCGGCGGAACTCATGGAGATCTTCGCCGACATGGCGCTCGACCTCGGTGGCCGGACGATTCCGGTGAGCACGAACCTCCACTACACCATGCAGGTGCCCTACGGAGTGGTCGCGCGTATCGGTGCGTTCAACCATCCCTTCTTCTTCGCGGCGGCGAAGGTCGCCGCGCCCCTCGTCGCCGGCAACGCCGTGGTCCTCAAGGCCCCGGACCAGACGCCGCTGTCTTCGTTGCGCCTGGCCGAGCTCGCGGTCGGGATCCTCCCGGACAATCTGTTGATCACCGTCAGCGGTCGCGGCGCGGTGACCGGACGCGCGCTGGTGCGTCATCCCGAGGTCCGCCGGATCGGTTTCATCGGGTCCACCGCGACGGGGCAATCGATCCAGCGGGATGCAGCCGAGACCGGAGTCAAGCACGTGTCGCTCGAACTGGGCGGAAAGAACGCTCAGATCGTCTTCGCCGACGCCGATTTGGAGGCGGCTGCGGCCGGTGCCGTCGCGGGTATGAACTTCACGTGGGTCGCCGGACAGAGCTGCGGCTCGACGAGCCGCCTGCTCGTGCACTCCTCGGTGGCCGACGAAGTGATCGGCCGGGTCGCCGAGCGCATGGCCGCGATCCGGGTGGGAGACCCGCTGGACCCGTCCGTGGACATGGGCCCGCTCGTGTCGGAGGCACAGTTCCAGAAGTCCATCAGCGCCATCGCCGAAGGCAGGAAGGCGGGTGCCACCGTGGCGACGGGCGGCGGCCGTCCCGCCGGCCTCGATGAGGGGTGGTTCGTCGAGCCGACGCTGCTCACCGGTGTCAGCCCCGGGTCGTTCGTCGAGCAGAACGAGATCTTCGGCCCCGTCCTCTCCGTCACCACCTTCGACGCCGACGAGGAGGCCGTACGGATCGCCAACGGCGTCCAGTACGGGCTCACCTCGAGCATCTGGACGCGCGACGTCACGCGCGCCCACGTCGTCGCCCGGCAGATCGAGGCCGGCTACATCCTCGTCAACAGTGGCAGCCGGCACTTCTGGGGACTGCCGTTCGGAGGGGTGAAGGCTTCGGGGATCGGCCGCGAGGAGTCCCTCGACGAACTGATCTCGTACACCGAGACGAAGACCGTGACCGTTCTGCTCTCGTAG